Proteins encoded in a region of the Nocardioides aromaticivorans genome:
- a CDS encoding competence protein CoiA family protein, which translates to MPLTAQHAVTGVLDATVDPLGEGVPWGAIHRARPRAPLTCRECGHGLHAKLSPKGLRFFAHDRAAPTCSLVGETMAHRLLKLQLASAIRDAGWYAELEVAGEAWRADVLATSPDGVRRMAWEAQLAQITVDELLERTARMRASGVAVCWVTDQDRPWVSAVPPVPAVRLSPAPEPRAAATTEAEVVGGLGTFRERWCPDRRRCFDDPLGPCAGHASWAHGTHLNLGVFVAGVLAGTVRPHQVPRWSTETRTDGTGFVWTTQQHVAAERAQAQAAARRRDRAALVADERQRHLAAIAAKLARQQALTAPAVELVGREARGYVGVRDAAPAWAMGVPLFVHDMPQGVISPVISRISAEVLDRFRELTLFVATEAERRVLMRACGPAQRIVLFEVQIPDKPRPPAATYRKAGRMR; encoded by the coding sequence GTGCCGCTGACGGCGCAGCACGCCGTGACCGGCGTGCTCGACGCAACCGTTGATCCGCTCGGTGAAGGTGTGCCCTGGGGGGCGATCCACCGGGCGCGGCCGCGCGCGCCCCTGACGTGTCGCGAGTGCGGGCATGGACTCCACGCCAAGCTCTCGCCGAAGGGGCTGCGGTTCTTCGCTCACGACCGCGCGGCGCCAACGTGCTCACTGGTCGGCGAGACCATGGCCCACCGGCTGCTCAAGCTGCAGTTGGCCTCGGCGATCCGCGACGCTGGTTGGTACGCCGAGCTCGAAGTGGCCGGCGAGGCCTGGCGCGCAGATGTACTGGCCACCAGTCCGGACGGGGTCAGGCGGATGGCCTGGGAGGCCCAGCTGGCGCAGATCACGGTCGACGAGCTGCTCGAGCGCACCGCGCGGATGCGGGCTTCGGGCGTTGCAGTGTGCTGGGTGACCGACCAGGATCGCCCGTGGGTGAGCGCGGTGCCTCCCGTCCCCGCCGTCCGGCTCTCCCCGGCCCCCGAGCCGAGGGCGGCCGCGACGACGGAGGCCGAGGTCGTCGGCGGACTCGGAACCTTCCGCGAGCGCTGGTGCCCCGATCGCCGGCGGTGCTTCGACGACCCTCTCGGCCCCTGCGCCGGACACGCCTCGTGGGCACATGGGACGCATCTCAACCTCGGAGTGTTCGTGGCCGGCGTCCTGGCTGGCACCGTCAGACCACACCAGGTCCCGCGGTGGTCAACCGAGACGCGCACCGATGGGACAGGATTCGTGTGGACAACGCAACAGCACGTCGCCGCCGAACGCGCACAAGCGCAGGCCGCAGCACGCCGGCGCGACCGCGCCGCGCTCGTCGCCGACGAGCGGCAGCGCCACCTTGCGGCGATCGCGGCCAAACTGGCCCGCCAGCAGGCGCTGACGGCGCCGGCAGTGGAGCTGGTTGGCCGAGAGGCACGCGGCTACGTCGGGGTGCGGGACGCGGCGCCGGCGTGGGCGATGGGGGTGCCGCTGTTCGTCCACGACATGCCGCAGGGAGTGATCAGTCCGGTGATCAGCAGGATCTCGGCCGAGGTCCTCGACCGCTTCCGCGAGCTGACCCTGTTCGTCGCTACCGAGGCTGAGCGCCGCGTCCTCATGCGAGCGTGCGGGCCGGCACAGCGAATCGTGCTGTTCGAGGTCCAGATCCCAGACAAGCCGCGGCCGCCAGCGGCCACCTACCGAAAGGCGGGCCGGATGCGATAG
- a CDS encoding GIY-YIG nuclease family protein — protein sequence MTLTFASIIASAGLDPAAALVIRHAYVREHEDGTVGLHGDSSDEEILAYTSVQVANHRIFPAQPPGVWIVFRPEGGDRARLWSVLVNHGETQNDGLRRTFHLEHSELMSDLRNRLVIGWRSPRTWRIHATTAAAYPVMEIADAEPVRFPGFDALTLDYPQLQAVIREHRYAAWRTALSSVIGVYLITDTRDGRHYVGKADGAENILQRWAAYATNGHGGNVELRNLDPSGFRLSVLRVFDPATPTREIDAAESHYKYALDSRRHGLNRN from the coding sequence ATGACGCTCACCTTCGCCTCGATCATCGCCAGCGCGGGCCTCGACCCGGCCGCGGCCCTGGTCATCCGGCACGCCTACGTGCGTGAGCACGAGGACGGGACGGTAGGCCTCCACGGCGACTCCTCGGACGAGGAGATCCTGGCCTACACGAGCGTCCAGGTGGCCAACCACCGGATCTTCCCGGCGCAGCCTCCCGGCGTCTGGATCGTATTCCGCCCCGAGGGCGGCGACCGCGCCCGGCTGTGGTCGGTCCTGGTGAACCATGGGGAGACGCAGAATGACGGCCTGCGTCGCACCTTCCACCTCGAGCACTCCGAGCTGATGAGCGACCTGCGCAACCGGCTCGTCATCGGGTGGCGCTCCCCGCGAACGTGGCGGATCCACGCGACCACCGCGGCCGCGTACCCGGTGATGGAGATCGCCGACGCCGAGCCGGTGAGGTTCCCCGGCTTCGACGCGCTCACGCTGGACTACCCCCAGCTGCAGGCCGTCATCCGAGAGCACCGCTACGCCGCATGGCGCACCGCCCTCTCGTCCGTGATCGGTGTCTACCTCATCACCGATACCCGCGACGGCCGCCACTACGTGGGCAAGGCCGACGGCGCCGAGAACATCCTGCAGCGCTGGGCCGCGTACGCGACAAACGGTCACGGCGGGAACGTGGAGCTCCGCAACCTGGACCCCTCCGGCTTCCGCCTTTCGGTGCTGCGGGTCTTCGACCCGGCAACCCCCACCCGCGAGATCGACGCCGCCGAGAGCCACTACAAGTACGCCCTCGACTCACGCCGGCACGGCCTCAACCGCAACTGA
- a CDS encoding LexA family protein, whose translation MSNTRSTTPRRGVSVETTASFPNPAQDYFEGHLSLDRHLVRRPTSTFVLRVSSDALASMGIRAGDEVLVDRALDPAPGRVLVVVVDSERRLGRFDIVDGRAVLATDLEQIPLTSDVEPWGVATVLLHHLPLGPAGDRDRRNYAR comes from the coding sequence ATGTCGAACACACGTTCGACCACACCGAGACGGGGGGTGTCGGTCGAGACGACCGCGTCGTTCCCCAACCCGGCCCAGGACTACTTCGAGGGTCACCTGTCCCTCGACCGTCACCTGGTGCGCCGACCTACCTCGACCTTCGTCCTGCGGGTGAGCTCGGATGCACTGGCCAGTATGGGAATCCGGGCCGGAGACGAGGTGCTGGTCGACCGTGCCCTGGACCCTGCACCTGGCCGTGTGCTCGTAGTCGTTGTCGACAGTGAACGCCGCCTCGGCCGCTTCGACATCGTCGACGGCCGGGCAGTGCTCGCCACCGACCTCGAGCAGATCCCTCTCACGTCCGACGTGGAGCCCTGGGGTGTTGCCACGGTGCTGCTTCACCACCTTCCACTCGGTCCCGCCGGGGACCGCGACCGCCGCAACTACGCCCGGTAG
- a CDS encoding Y-family DNA polymerase — MKRCAWGPDNTSPPIALVDVRSMFVSVERVLDPTLRDRAVIVLSNNDGCAVARSDEAKALGVQMGEPWFQLREKPHLFDLVAKSSNYEEYGAFSSRFHETVASVSATTETYSVDEAFVGLPRLEPAAAAAEIQARVRQWTGLPTAAGIGPTKTLAKVAQRHAKTVGQPLVDLTTWRRNDVGALLDATPVSEVWGIGPRLTAGLAGLGIHTAADLALADAGVLRRRWSVVLERTARELAGVPCMPVGFSPKDRQQLMYSRMLGATVSTSAEMRSVLAQYAAAAARRLRAHGLDAALLQVWISSSRFRDDVAHHSAATAFDPPTSDPLRLICGARAVLPKMRGGWPYNRAGILLTGLSPAGASPQLWPGETPARRRLAAAVDDLTSRYGRNALGWGPTGLRERQRWDMRRERLSPAGTTNWNQLLTVR; from the coding sequence ATGAAGCGTTGCGCCTGGGGCCCGGACAACACCTCGCCGCCGATCGCGCTCGTCGACGTCCGCTCGATGTTCGTCTCGGTCGAGCGAGTCCTGGACCCGACGCTGCGCGATCGTGCCGTCATCGTGCTGTCCAACAACGACGGCTGCGCCGTGGCGCGCTCCGACGAGGCCAAAGCACTCGGCGTGCAGATGGGCGAACCCTGGTTCCAGCTGCGCGAGAAGCCGCACCTGTTCGACCTGGTCGCGAAGTCCAGCAACTACGAGGAGTACGGCGCCTTCTCCAGCAGGTTCCACGAGACCGTGGCCAGTGTCTCGGCGACGACCGAGACGTACTCGGTCGACGAGGCCTTCGTCGGCCTTCCCCGCCTCGAGCCGGCCGCGGCCGCGGCCGAGATCCAGGCACGGGTGCGCCAGTGGACCGGCCTGCCCACCGCAGCCGGGATCGGGCCGACCAAGACGCTGGCCAAGGTGGCCCAACGGCACGCCAAGACCGTCGGGCAACCCCTCGTCGACCTGACCACCTGGCGCCGGAATGACGTCGGCGCTCTCCTCGACGCCACCCCAGTCTCCGAGGTGTGGGGCATAGGCCCGCGCCTAACAGCCGGCCTCGCAGGGCTCGGCATCCACACCGCGGCGGACCTCGCTCTGGCAGACGCCGGCGTGCTGCGGCGCCGCTGGTCGGTCGTCCTCGAGCGCACCGCCCGCGAGCTCGCAGGCGTCCCCTGCATGCCCGTCGGGTTCAGCCCGAAGGACCGACAGCAGCTGATGTACTCGCGCATGCTCGGGGCCACGGTCAGCACCTCGGCCGAGATGCGCAGCGTGCTCGCGCAGTACGCCGCCGCAGCTGCCCGACGTCTACGCGCCCACGGCCTCGACGCCGCCTTGTTGCAGGTATGGATCAGCAGCAGCCGGTTCCGCGACGACGTCGCCCATCACTCCGCGGCAACGGCCTTCGACCCGCCGACCAGCGACCCGCTGCGGCTCATCTGCGGCGCTCGCGCCGTGCTGCCGAAGATGCGGGGGGGCTGGCCCTACAACCGAGCCGGGATCCTGCTCACCGGGCTGTCGCCGGCCGGCGCCTCTCCCCAGCTCTGGCCGGGCGAGACGCCGGCGCGACGACGGCTCGCCGCGGCCGTCGACGACCTCACCAGCCGCTACGGACGCAATGCCCTCGGCTGGGGCCCAACTGGACTTCGTGAGCGGCAACGGTGGGACATGAGACGAGAACGCCTCTCCCCCGCTGGCACGACCAACTGGAACCAGCTCCTCACCGTCCGTTGA
- a CDS encoding prepilin peptidase yields the protein MPVWTVAGVCAVVAAALACAAPAVVRRLPLPVGGGRDDTGTTAVVGAPTMVYSAIADTRWFLPGGVIVSGATAGTLGLAFGADRLLLVLVPLVPIGYVLAVVDARAQLLPRRLVVSATIAVAAALVVEWALTGELDVLVRAALGLVIARTGFWLLWFFGSGLGFGDVRLAALVGMVTARVGWEPFVVGIYGALLLALGYSIVRSVVTRRSLRGVGIPLGPFVVIGAAAGLLVGAGG from the coding sequence ATGCCTGTGTGGACCGTTGCCGGCGTGTGCGCCGTCGTTGCAGCCGCCCTGGCCTGCGCGGCTCCGGCCGTCGTCCGCCGGCTTCCGCTGCCGGTCGGCGGCGGAAGGGATGACACGGGCACGACCGCCGTGGTGGGGGCACCCACCATGGTCTACAGCGCGATCGCGGACACACGGTGGTTTCTGCCCGGTGGCGTGATCGTGTCCGGGGCCACGGCCGGCACCCTGGGTTTGGCCTTCGGGGCCGACCGGCTGCTGCTGGTTCTCGTGCCACTTGTGCCGATTGGGTACGTCCTGGCGGTCGTCGACGCGCGGGCGCAGCTTCTGCCGCGCCGCTTGGTCGTCTCAGCCACGATCGCCGTCGCGGCCGCGTTGGTCGTCGAGTGGGCCCTGACGGGCGAGCTCGACGTGTTGGTTCGCGCGGCGCTCGGCCTCGTGATCGCCAGGACGGGGTTCTGGCTGCTGTGGTTTTTCGGATCCGGGCTGGGGTTCGGGGACGTACGGCTGGCGGCCCTCGTCGGCATGGTGACTGCGCGGGTGGGATGGGAGCCGTTCGTGGTCGGGATCTACGGCGCGTTGCTCCTGGCCTTGGGCTACTCAATCGTCCGCTCTGTGGTGACGAGGCGGTCATTGCGAGGCGTCGGGATCCCGCTCGGGCCCTTCGTGGTCATCGGCGCCGCTGCGGGTCTGCTCGTAGGAGCCGGCGGGTGA
- a CDS encoding DNA cytosine methyltransferase: MTEAEWRPALQQRRFKHDTLVAVDLFSGFGGLTQGIAHAGFDVITAANHNEYKVKVHEANHPTTEHWIADLVDTESPAYHSVRELPAGDLLTAGVSCTNHSPANTKKAYEQGLSLFDLEDPDYEACVTRSERDRATANCVLAYAAQHHPRLILVECTTELYSWGQLVPGKRKVGDGSTYRWWLKQFDLLGYNHKVLYLNSMFFGVGQSRDRGYWVFWDKKLPTPDLDHRPESWCDHCQRVVEAVWSWKTGVPPTGSVRYGKQYNYRCPSCYREVIPPFTPSLAALDLSNLGTRIGDMKVKEIRDKKTGELYRAPLARATMARAERCRQRFAEFPAVMVPATSQFGPEPHPWRPSGGQQEAAVVATGAVMAAAGNTFEWPGSVCRTRDFSQPLPSQTSTNANGLLTPPVAMAIDNFQGAARGVDEPLPTQGGSETMALLSAGVLPYRQHTTPTTHGEAMPTVTADQIPGLLTAAGTIKNNGSISEAKYRAHPVSDPLGAITAEPTQALLFSGWYKQNGSTGTETAPHPVTDPFGTLTSRDTTALLMAEWREALEDLTLEDCFFRMMYDHEIGRGCGFDVDFAGYQGTFQVWGSASDRVDGYGNAVSPQVGWWISNRLRAVLHGPEGNGFRPALLPPAARSLRPEDRTVATAGLTTPTEAMLL, from the coding sequence GTGACCGAGGCGGAGTGGCGGCCCGCCCTGCAGCAGCGCCGCTTCAAGCACGACACCCTCGTCGCAGTCGACCTCTTTTCCGGCTTCGGGGGTCTCACGCAAGGGATCGCCCACGCGGGCTTCGACGTGATCACCGCGGCGAACCACAACGAGTACAAGGTCAAGGTCCACGAGGCCAACCACCCGACGACCGAGCACTGGATCGCCGACCTGGTCGACACCGAATCACCGGCCTACCACTCAGTCCGGGAGCTCCCGGCCGGTGACCTTCTCACCGCGGGGGTGTCTTGTACTAACCACTCGCCCGCGAACACGAAGAAGGCCTACGAGCAGGGCCTCTCGCTGTTCGACCTCGAGGACCCGGACTACGAAGCGTGCGTCACCCGCTCCGAGCGCGATCGAGCCACCGCGAACTGCGTGCTCGCCTACGCCGCCCAGCATCACCCGCGGCTGATCCTCGTCGAGTGCACCACCGAGCTCTACTCGTGGGGTCAGCTGGTTCCCGGCAAGCGGAAGGTCGGTGACGGGTCGACCTACCGGTGGTGGCTCAAGCAGTTCGACCTGCTGGGCTACAACCACAAGGTCCTCTACCTCAACTCGATGTTCTTCGGTGTCGGCCAATCCCGTGACCGCGGCTACTGGGTCTTCTGGGACAAGAAGCTCCCGACTCCAGACCTGGACCACCGGCCCGAGTCCTGGTGCGACCACTGCCAGCGTGTCGTCGAGGCGGTGTGGTCATGGAAGACGGGCGTCCCGCCGACGGGGTCGGTTCGGTACGGAAAGCAGTACAACTACCGGTGCCCCTCGTGCTATCGCGAGGTGATCCCGCCGTTCACACCCTCGCTCGCCGCGCTCGACTTGTCGAACCTGGGCACTCGCATCGGGGACATGAAGGTCAAGGAGATCCGGGACAAGAAGACCGGCGAGCTCTACCGCGCACCCTTGGCGAGGGCGACTATGGCGCGGGCTGAGCGGTGCCGCCAGCGGTTCGCCGAGTTCCCGGCCGTGATGGTGCCGGCGACGTCGCAGTTCGGCCCGGAGCCTCACCCGTGGCGACCGAGCGGCGGCCAGCAGGAGGCCGCGGTCGTCGCGACCGGGGCGGTGATGGCGGCCGCCGGGAACACCTTCGAGTGGCCGGGCTCGGTGTGCCGGACCCGGGACTTCTCCCAGCCGCTGCCGTCACAGACCTCGACGAACGCGAACGGACTGCTCACCCCACCGGTCGCGATGGCGATCGACAACTTCCAGGGCGCTGCGCGCGGGGTCGACGAGCCGCTCCCGACCCAGGGCGGGTCCGAGACGATGGCCCTGCTCTCAGCTGGTGTGCTGCCCTATCGCCAACACACGACCCCCACCACGCACGGTGAGGCGATGCCGACCGTGACCGCGGACCAGATCCCCGGTTTGCTCACTGCGGCCGGCACGATCAAGAACAACGGGTCCATCAGCGAGGCCAAGTACCGCGCCCACCCGGTCTCGGATCCACTGGGCGCGATCACCGCTGAGCCGACCCAGGCGCTGCTGTTCTCCGGCTGGTACAAGCAGAACGGCTCGACGGGGACGGAGACGGCGCCCCATCCGGTCACCGATCCGTTCGGGACGTTGACCTCGCGCGACACAACGGCGCTGTTGATGGCCGAGTGGCGCGAGGCACTGGAGGACCTCACGCTCGAGGACTGCTTCTTCCGGATGATGTACGACCACGAGATCGGCCGGGGGTGCGGGTTCGACGTCGACTTCGCCGGCTACCAGGGCACCTTCCAGGTCTGGGGGTCCGCAAGCGACCGGGTAGATGGCTACGGCAACGCCGTCTCACCGCAGGTCGGCTGGTGGATCAGCAACCGGCTCCGTGCGGTCCTGCACGGCCCTGAGGGCAACGGTTTCCGGCCGGCTCTTCTGCCGCCGGCGGCCCGGTCCCTGCGCCCTGAGGATCGCACCGTCGCCACTGCCGGCCTCACGACTCCGACCGAAGCGATGTTGCTGTGA
- a CDS encoding thermonuclease family protein, translating into MIASKPIRLLSLAIVAAVVVVGVRGIVGGFAAGGDILDTPTSSGTRGERTAGVVAYVLDGDTVQVTTDDGRDVRVRFLGISAPEIPHPGKPGECYGQAATRHLKQLLPAGTHVTLVSDPTQDDVDTYGRWLRYVQVSGRDIGAAQIRAGAAGARDSSMPVLRRDSYAQLEAAARNRQAGMWSTCR; encoded by the coding sequence ATGATCGCGAGCAAGCCGATACGGCTCCTGTCCCTGGCGATCGTGGCCGCCGTGGTCGTCGTCGGCGTCCGCGGGATCGTCGGCGGCTTCGCCGCTGGCGGCGACATCCTCGACACCCCCACCAGTTCCGGAACACGAGGTGAGCGCACCGCCGGCGTCGTGGCCTACGTCCTCGACGGGGACACGGTCCAGGTCACCACCGACGACGGTCGCGACGTCCGGGTGCGGTTCCTCGGGATCAGCGCTCCCGAGATCCCGCATCCCGGCAAGCCGGGGGAGTGCTACGGCCAGGCGGCCACCCGGCACCTCAAGCAGCTGCTGCCGGCCGGCACCCACGTCACGCTCGTGAGCGACCCCACCCAGGACGACGTCGATACCTACGGCCGGTGGCTGCGCTATGTGCAGGTCTCCGGCCGCGACATAGGCGCCGCCCAGATCCGCGCTGGGGCCGCGGGGGCACGCGACAGCTCCATGCCCGTCCTTCGTCGCGACTCCTATGCCCAGCTCGAGGCGGCCGCGCGCAATCGGCAGGCCGGGATGTGGTCGACATGCCGATGA